The following proteins are encoded in a genomic region of Thioclava nitratireducens:
- the dxs gene encoding 1-deoxy-D-xylulose-5-phosphate synthase — translation MSDNPNDQTATPLLDKVRLPSDLKGLSDAELKTLANELRAETISAVSQTGGHLGAGLGVVELTVALHAVFDAPRDKIVWDVGHQCYPHKILTGRRDRIRTLRTKGGLSGFTKRSESPYDPFGAGHSSTSISAATGFTMGRELGAETGDAIAVIGDGAMSGGMAFEAMNHAGHLGKRMFVVLNDNEMSIAPPVGALSSYLTRLYSEAPLQDLKSAAKGAVGLLPVPFQLGARRAKEMLKGIAMGGTLFEELGFSYVGPVDGHDLDQLLPLLRTLKARATGPVLIHTLTKKGKGYAPAESRPDGGHATAKFDLNTGEQKKSPSNAPSYTKVFAESLIKEAAKDEKIVGITAAMPDGTGLKQFAGVYPRRCFDVGIAEQHAVTFSAGLAASGMKPFCAIYSTFLQRGYDQIVHDIAIQRLPVRFAIDRAGLVGADGATHAGSFDVGFMSSLPGMVVMAAADEAELVHMVATAAAYDDGPIAFRYPRGEGMGVDMPEEGVPLKIGKGRMIAEGARVAILSYGTRLAEVLKAREALQARGLAPTIADARFAKPLDTDLIDRLVAEHEALICIEEGAVGGFGSHVAQYLSDQGVFDHGFKFRSMVLPDTFIDHASPEDMYHSAGMDAPQIEAKVLELLGVAVAKRA, via the coding sequence ATGAGCGACAACCCGAACGACCAAACGGCCACGCCGCTCCTCGACAAGGTGCGACTGCCGTCCGATCTGAAAGGCCTTTCCGATGCCGAGCTGAAAACGCTCGCCAACGAGTTGCGCGCCGAAACGATCTCGGCGGTGTCGCAAACCGGCGGCCATCTGGGCGCGGGTCTCGGCGTGGTCGAATTGACGGTCGCGCTGCATGCCGTGTTCGACGCGCCGCGCGACAAGATCGTCTGGGACGTCGGTCACCAGTGCTACCCGCACAAGATCCTGACCGGGCGCCGCGACCGCATCCGCACGCTGCGCACCAAGGGCGGTCTGTCGGGCTTCACCAAGCGCTCCGAGTCGCCCTACGACCCGTTCGGCGCGGGCCATAGCTCCACCTCGATTTCGGCCGCGACCGGCTTCACGATGGGCCGCGAGCTGGGCGCTGAAACTGGCGACGCGATTGCCGTGATCGGTGACGGCGCGATGTCTGGCGGCATGGCTTTCGAGGCGATGAACCACGCAGGCCACCTGGGCAAGCGCATGTTCGTCGTGCTCAACGACAACGAGATGTCGATCGCCCCGCCCGTCGGCGCGCTGTCGAGCTATCTCACGCGGCTTTACTCCGAGGCCCCGCTGCAGGACCTGAAATCCGCCGCCAAGGGCGCGGTCGGTCTGCTGCCGGTGCCGTTCCAGCTGGGCGCGCGCCGCGCGAAAGAGATGCTGAAAGGCATCGCGATGGGCGGCACGCTGTTCGAGGAGCTCGGCTTCTCCTATGTTGGCCCGGTCGACGGACACGATCTCGATCAGCTTCTGCCGCTGCTGCGTACGCTCAAGGCGCGCGCGACCGGCCCGGTATTGATCCATACGCTGACGAAGAAGGGCAAGGGCTATGCCCCCGCCGAGAGCCGCCCCGATGGCGGTCACGCCACCGCGAAATTCGACCTCAACACCGGCGAGCAGAAGAAATCGCCCTCCAACGCCCCGAGCTACACCAAGGTCTTCGCCGAAAGCCTGATCAAGGAAGCGGCGAAAGACGAGAAGATCGTCGGCATCACCGCCGCCATGCCGGACGGGACCGGACTGAAGCAATTCGCGGGCGTCTATCCGCGCCGCTGTTTCGACGTGGGCATCGCCGAGCAGCACGCCGTCACCTTCTCTGCCGGTCTCGCGGCCTCCGGTATGAAGCCGTTCTGCGCGATCTACTCGACCTTCCTGCAACGCGGCTACGACCAGATCGTCCATGACATCGCGATCCAGCGCCTTCCCGTGCGCTTCGCCATCGACCGCGCCGGTCTGGTGGGCGCGGATGGTGCGACCCATGCGGGCTCGTTCGACGTGGGCTTCATGTCCTCGCTGCCCGGCATGGTCGTGATGGCCGCCGCCGACGAGGCGGAGCTGGTCCATATGGTCGCCACCGCCGCAGCATATGACGACGGCCCGATCGCTTTCCGCTATCCGCGCGGAGAAGGCATGGGCGTCGACATGCCCGAAGAAGGCGTGCCGCTGAAGATCGGCAAGGGCCGGATGATCGCGGAAGGCGCGCGCGTTGCGATCCTCTCCTACGGCACCCGTCTCGCCGAGGTTCTGAAAGCCCGCGAAGCGCTGCAAGCCCGCGGCCTTGCGCCGACCATTGCCGATGCGCGTTTCGCGAAACCGCTCGACACCGATCTGATCGACCGGCTGGTGGCGGAGCACGAGGCGCTGATCTGCATCGAGGAAGGCGCGGTGGGCGGCTTCGGCAGCCATGTCGCGCAATACCTCTCGGATCAGGGCGTCTTCGATCACGGATTCAAGTTCCGCTCGATGGTGCTGCCCGACACGTTCATCGATCACGCCTCGCCGGAAGATATGTATCACTCGGCGGGCATGGATGCGCCGCAGATCGAGGCGAAGGTGCTCGAACTTCTGGGCGTTGCGGTCGCGAAACGCGCCTGA